Part of the Streptomyces sp. WMMC500 genome is shown below.
CGCGGTCTGCGTGACCCTGTGCAACCTGGTGTTCTGCTCGATGCTCGGGTACGCCCTGGCCAAGCTGAACTTCGCCGGCAAGAAGCTGGTGTTCGCCATCGTGATGGCCGCGCTGATGGTGCCCGGCAACCTCATGCTCATGCCCAAGTTCGTGATGATGAGCAAGCTGGGCCTGATCGACACCTACGCGGCGCTCATCCTGCCGTTCGCCGCCGGCGCCTTCGGCGTCTTCCTGATGCGGCAGTTCATGTCGAGCATCCCCGACGAACTGCTGGAGGCCGCCCGGGTGGACGGCGCGCGCGAGTGGTACATCTTCTGGCGCATCGTGATCCCGCAGGTGAAGCCGGCCCTCGCCACGCTCTCGATCTTCGTGTTCCTCGGCTCCTGGAACAACTTCCTCTGGCCGCTGGTCGCGACGAACGACGCCGACAAGTACACCCTGCCCGTGGCCCTCGCCACCTTCGCCACCGACCCCACCAAGGCCGACGGCTCCAACGGCGTCCTCATGGCCGGCGCCTTCCTCGTCGTGCTGCCGGTCCTCGTCGTCTTCATCCTGCTGCAGAGGTACTTCACCCAGAGCATCGCCACGGCGGGACTGAAGTAGCCGCCGCCCACGACCCGTACGGGACCGCGGGCACCTGACGCCCCGCGGTCCCGTGCGGCCCGACCCCGGAGCACCACCGCCGCCCACCGCGTCACCACGCCCCTCCCTGCCCGCAACCACCCGCTGCCCAAGGAGCCGGATCACCGATGGACCGCCGTACCTTCCTCTCCGCAGCCACAGCCGCCACCGCAGCCACCACCGGCACCGCCGCGCTCGGCGCCACCGCCGCGCCCGCCGCCGCGCGGTCCCCGCGGGATCCGCAGGCCCTGCTCACCGGCTGGTTCCGGGACACCTACCGCTCGCTGGAGGCGATGGTCGCCGACAACGGGCTGCCCGCGGACAACATCGACCTCAGCGGCGCCGGGCCCGTCCTGACCGAGAACACCTCGGTGACCAACATCGGCTGCTGGATCTGGTCCACCGTGGCCGCCGCCGGCCTCGGCGTGATCGGCGAGCGCGAGATGCACGCCCGCCTGGCGCGCACCGTGGCCACCGTCGAGCGGATGGAGCGGCTGCACGGCTTCTGGTTCAACTGGTACGACACCTTCACCGGCGAGGTGCTCGACGAGTGGCCCGGCAGCGGCGACCCCGTCGACCACCTGCTGTCCACCGTCGACAACGGCTGGCTGGACGTGGCCCTGCGCATCGCCGAGGACGCCGACCCCCTGCTGCGCGAGCGCATCCGCAGGCTCCGCAAGGACATCGACTGGTCCTTCATGTACGTCCCCCACGACCCGGCCGACCCGGTCGCGCGCCCCGGCCAGATGTCCACCGGCTTCCGGGTCGCCGACGATGCGCTGACCGGCAACTTCTACGGCGCGCTGGTCTCCGAGACCCGGATCGCCGGCTTCCTGGGCCTGGCCGACGGCACCGTGCCGGGCGAGCACTACTGGCGGATGTTCCGCACCTTCACCCCCGACCAGCACCAGGAGATGCCGCCGGGAGGCGACTGGACCGTCCGCGACGGGGTGCGGTACTTCAACGGCCACTACACCTACCGCGGCCGTCGCCACGTACCGGGCTGGGGCGGCTCGATGTTCGGCGCGCTGATGCCGGAGCTGTTCGTCCCCTCCACCCGGTGGAACGCCTCCTGGCGCACCAACCTCACCCGCCATGCGATGGCCCACCGCGACCACGGCCTGCTCGACGCCGAGTACGGCTACTGGGGCTTCTCCCCGGCCAACGTGCCCGAGGGGGGCTACCAGGAGTACGGCGTGCAGTACCTCGGGATCTCGCCCGAGGGCTACTGCTCCAACACCGACCGCACCTACGTGCCGTACGGCGAGCCGAAGCCGGATCCCTCCGCCTACACCAACGGCGTCGTCACCCCGCACGCCGCGTTCCTCGCCCTGCTCGTCACGCCGCGGGAGGCGCTCACCAACCTGCTGGCCATCGCCCGCGACTTCGACGCGTACGAAGACGGCTACGGCTTCTACGACTCCGTCAACGTCGACACGGGCACCGTCAGCGACCGGATGCTCTCCCTGGACCAGGGCATGGTCGCCGCGGCCCTCGCCCAGGTGCTCAGGCCCGGCCTGCTCCAGCGGCCGTTCCGCACCGGCGGCTTCCGCCGCACGCTGGGGCCGCTGCTGGCCAAGGAGGACTTCGGCATATGAGCACCGACCAGACCGCCACGCCCAGCCGCCGGACCGTCCTCGGCGGCCTCGGCGCCGCGGCCGTGACCACGCAGGGCGTCCTCGGCGCCGCACCGGCCGCCGGCGCCGGGTCCGCCTCCGCGTCCCCGGCGCCCGGCGCGGAGCACGCCACCGGCTCCGTCACGTACCGCGACAAGCAGATCCACATCGACGGCGAGCCCGCCCTCGTCCTCGGCGGGGAGATCCACTACTTCCGGCTCCGGCGTGCCGACTGGCAGTCCCGGCTCGACCGGGCCCGCGCGGCCGGGCTCAACGCGATCGCGACGTACGTCCCCTGGATGTGGCACGAGACCCCCGACGGCGACATCGACGTCACCGGGCGCACCCGGCCCGAGCGCGACCTCGGGGCCTTCCTCGACCTGTGCACCGACAACGGCTTCGACGTCGTCGTGCGGCCCGGCCCCTTCACCATGGCCGAGCTGAAGGGCGAGGGCGTGCCGGAGCGGGTGCGCAGGGAACACCCGGAGATCAACCCCCGGGGATGGCACGGCGCCGACGGCCCCACGCCCGCCGTGGACTACCTCGCGCCCGCCTTCCTCGAGGAGGCCCGCCGCTGGTACGACGCCGTCATGCCGGTCATCGCCCGGCGGCTGCGCCGCGACGGCCGCCCGGGTGTCGTGGCCTGCCAGCTCGACAACGAGATCGGGATGCTCGACTGGGTGAGCAACACCCCCGCGCTCACCGCTCACGTGCTGCGGGACTTCCGGGGCTGGCTGGAGCGGACGTACGGGGACGGCCTGGCCGACCGCTACCCGTTCGCCGGCGACTCCGACGACGCGTTCGACAGGGGGGTCCGGGAACCGGCCGACGGCTACTCCGCCGCCCTCATGCACGACCTCGGCGCGTTCATGCGCGGTCGCTTCGCCCGCTACGTCGACGCGCTGCGGGAGGCCGCGGAGGACAACGGGGTGCGCGGCATCCCCTTCCTCATCAACATCCACGGCACCGGCGGCGGCCGGGGGACCAACTTCCCCATCGGCATCAGCCAGCTCATGGAGACGTACTCCGGCAGGCCGGGGCTGATCTCCGGCGCCGACTTCTACCTCGGCGACCTGACCTTCAGGAACGTCACCGACCTCTACCTGGTCAACTCCTTCATGGACGCGACGAACGACCGCGACCAGCCCGTCACCGCCCTGGAGTTCGACGCCGGCCACGCGGACTACGGCAACAACCTCGACAACCAGTCCGGTGCCGAGGCCGCCGACCTGAAGACCCGGCTCTGCCTGGCGCAGGGCGCCAAGATGATCAACTACTACCTGTTCGCCGGCGGGTTCAACCCCAAGCTCGACGAGCCGCTGAACGACGGGAACGACCGCATCGGGTCCACCGGCGAGCGCCACGGCTTCGCCGCCCCGGTCGACCCCGAGGGGCGGCCGGGCCCGAGCTATCCGTCCCTGGTCCGCACGGGCCGGGCGGTACGCGCCAACGCCGCCGTGCTCGCGCCGATGCGGGCGGAGTACGACGACCTGGCGCTCGGCTTCGTACCGGACCACTACCTGACCGAGTACCACCCCGACACGGACTCCGTGCGGGCCGTACTGGGCGACGTCGAGCCGGTGCGGGGCTTCGGCCCCGGGGGCGCACTGTCCCGCGGCATGCTGCTGGGCGGCTACCGGTACCGCAGCGTCGACCTGCAGGCCGGCGACCTCGATCCAGCCCGGACCCCCGTCCTCGGGCTGGCCACCGGCGAGTACCTGGCCACAGAAGTCCAGCTACGTCTGGTGCGCTACCTCCGGGCGGGCGGCCGGCTGCTGCTCTCCGGCCTGCTGCCGGGCAGGGACATGTCCGGCAGGCCGTCGACCGGGCTGCGGGACGCGCTCGGGCTGCGGCCCGGGAAGACACTCACGGACGCCGACCGGTTCTTCCTCTCCGTGACCGCGCACGGCTGGGCCGCCCCGCGGGCCGAGATCCGGGTGCCCCGGGCCCAGTTGTGCACGGCGGGTCCCGGGAGCCGCGCGGACGTCGTGCTGCGCGAGCTGTCCACGGGGACCGGCTGCGGGTTCGACATCCCGGTCGGCAAGGGACGGGCGGTCGTCCTCACCTGTACGTACCGCTGCGACCTCGACTTCTGGGCCGCGGCGCTGCGCAGGCTCGGTGCGCGGCCGGGGCTCACCCACGACGCGCGGCTGCCGGGCGTCTTCCTGCTCACGACGGCGGACGACGACGGCGGGCGGCTGCTGCACGCCTTCAACATCTCCTCCGGCTACGGGCAGGACGTCACCGTCGCGGAGCGCGGCAAGGCCCTCTTCGGCGGGGAGCGGCTGCACCTGCCGGGGCGCGGCGCGGTGATGCTGCCGCTGGGGCTGCGCGCGGGCGGCCTGCGGATCGCGTACGCCACCGCGGAGATCACCGGGACCGCGGACGGGCAGGTGTCCTTCCGGGCGCCCGGCGACGAGGCGGTCGTGGCCGTCGACGGACCCGCGCGCTGCGCGGGGGCGAAGGTCTCCGACGAGGGCGGCCGTACGGTGCTGCGGGTGCGGCGGCGGGAGTTCACCGTGCACCGGGGCTGACCGGCCCCGCGGGCCCGTGGCACCCGAGGTGCCCGGGCCCGCGGGGGCAGGCACGACTTCCGTATGTATGCGCTTTCCCCGGCGATGACCCCGCCGGTCGGGCGCGATCAAGGCAAGAGGACTTCGGATTCACATGCGCGGACCGCACGAAGACAAGGTCAAGGACCTGCTCGGCAGGATGACCGTCGAGGAGAAGCTGGGCCAGCTCCAGCAGCTCACCTGGACCGGGGCGACGGGGCCCGGGGGCGGCCAGACGGCGGAGGTCGAGCGCGCGGCCCGGGCCGGCCTGCTCGGCTCGGTACTCAACCTGCACGGGGCGAAGCACACCAACGAGCTGCAGCGCATGGCCGTGACGGAGTCCCGGCTGGGGATCCCGCTGCTGTTCGCCCAGGACGTCATCCACGGCTTCTGGACCACCTTCCCCATCCCGCTCGCCCAGGCCGCCGCGTTCGACCCGGCGGTCGTCGTCAGCGACGCACGGGTGTCGGCCAGGGAGGCCCGCTCCAACGGAGTGCGCTGGACCTTCTCGCCGATGATGGACGTCACCCACGACCCCCGATGGGGCCGGATCGCGGAGAGTTGCGGAGAGGACCCCTACCTCAACGCCGTCCTCGCGGTCGCCAAGGTCCGGGGCTACCAGGGCGACGACCCGGACGATCTCACCGCGGCCGACACCCTCGCGGCGTGCGCCAAGCACTTCGTGGCGTACGGCGGCGCCGAGGGCGGGCGCGACTACAACACCGTCGACGTCTCCGAGCAGCGGCTGCGCAACCACTACCTGCCGCCGTTCAAGGCGGCCGTGGACGCCGGGGTGGCCACGGTGATGGCGGCCTTCAACACCGTCAGCGGGGTCCCGGCGCACGGCAACCCGCACACCCTGACCGGCATCCTCAAGGAGGAGTGGGGCTTCGACGGGCTCGTCGTCAGCGACTACACCGGCGTCGAGGAGCTGATCGCGCACGGCTACGCGGCGGACGGCCCCGACGCCGGCCGGCTGGCTCTCACGGCAGGCGTCGACATGGAGATGGTCAGCACCCGCATCGCCGGCCACGGCGCGCAGTTGCTCGGCGAGGGGCGGATCACCGCGGACCGGATCGACGACGCGGTCGCGCGGGTGCTGCACCTGAAGTTCGCGCTGGGCCTCTTCGACGACCCGTACACGGACGAGAGCGCCGCCGTCGACGCGCCGACACCCGCGTCCCGCGCGGCGGCGCGGGAGGCCGCGGCCCGCTCCATGGTGCTGATGAAGAACGACGGCGTCCTCCCGCTGGACCCCGGTCTCGGCTCCGTCGCCGTGGTCGGCCCCTTCGCCGACTCCACCGACCTGCACGGCACCTGGGCAGGACCCGGCTGCCGGCGGTTCCCCTCGGTCAGCGTGCTCGACGCCGTACGCGCCGCCGCCCCGGGCGCGCGGGTCGCCCACGCCGGAGCGGAACCGGCGCAGGCGGCGTCCGCCGCCCGGGCCGCCGACGTCACGGTCGTCGTGGTCGGCGAGGACCCGGAGCTGAGCGGCGAGGCCGCCGCGCGCAGCGACATCGCGCTGCCCGCGGGACAGCGCGAGCTGATCGCCGCGGTCGCGGCGACCGGCAGGCCGTTCGCCGTCGTGCTGGTCAACGGCCGGCCGCTGACGATCGGGGACTGGGCAGACGAGGTCCCGGCGCTGCTGGAGGCGTGGCACCCGGGCATCGAGGCCGGGAACGCCGTCGCGGACGTCCTGTTCGGCGCGGTCAACCCCGGCGGCAAGCTGCCGGTGACCTTCCCCCGCTCCGTCGGGCAGATCCCCGTCTACTACAACCGGGAGAACACCGGCCGCCCGTACGACCCGGACGAGAAGTACACGTCCAAGTACCTCGACCTGGCCGACGGACCCCGGTTCCCCTTCGGCCACGGCCTCAGCTACACCGAGTTCAGCACCGGAGACCCGAGCCTCGGCCGGGACACGGTCACGGCGGAGGCGCTGGAGCGGGGCGAGCGTGTGGAGGTCGAGGTCGCCGTCGCCAACACCGGTGACCGCGCGGGCGAGGAGGTCGTCCAGCTCTACGTGCACGATCCGGTGGCGAGTATCGTCCAGCCCCTGCGGCGGCTGCGCGGCTTCGCCCGCGTCGCGCTCGGCCCGGGCGAGAGCTGCACCGTGCGTTTTACCCTCGGAGCCGAGGACCTCGGGTTCTGGACCAACGACGCGGCCGGACGGCACGTCGTCGAGCCGGGCCGGATCGACCTCTACGCCGGTACGAGTTCCCTGACCGAGGCCCGCTGCACGCTCGTGATCGCCTGAGGCGCACGGCCCCGCCACCCACGGAGGTTCACCACCATGACCGCGCCCCGGCGGCCCAACATCATCCTCTTCATGACCGACGACCACGCCCCCGCGGCCATCGGCGCCTACGGCAGCGTGATCAACAAAACCCCCGCGGTCGACCGGCTCGCCGCCGAGGGCGCCGTCTTCGAGAACGCCTTCTGCACCAACGCGATCTGCTCCCCGGCCCGCGCGACCCTGCTGACCGGCACGTACAGCCACGTCAACGGCATGACGTCGCTCGAAGGGCCCACCCACAAGTTCGACGCCGCGCAGCCGTCGTTTCCCCGGATGCTCCAGGAGGCCGGCTACCAGACGGCCATCGTCGGCAAGTGGCACCTCGGACACGGCGAGGGACACGACCCGGAGGGCTTCGACTACTGGGAGATCCTGCCGGAGCACGGCGTCTACCACGACCCGGACTTCCTGAGCGCCGAGGGACGCAGGACGTACCCTGGATACGTCACCGACGTCATCACGGACCTGGCCCTGAACTGGCTGGACCGGCGGGACCCTGACAAGCCGTTCTGCCTGCTCGTCCAGCACAAGGCGCCGCACCGGGCGTTCGAGCCCGCGGAGCGCCACCGCAGCCTCTACGCGCACGAGGACATACCCGCGCCGCCCACCCTCCACGACGACCTCGCCGGCCGCGCCCCCGCGGCCCGCGAGGCCGAGATGACCATGGAGGACCTCACCGCGGAGGACCTCAAGGGGGAGCCGGTGCCGCCGGGGCTGTCACCGCGGCAGGAGCGCGAGTGGCGCTACCAGCGCTACATCAAGGACTACCTCCGCGTCATCGCTGCCCTCGACGAGAACGTCGGCCGGGTGCTGCACTACCTCGACGTCAGCGGACTGGACGCCGCCACCGCCGTCGCGTACACCTCCGACCACGGCTTCTTCCTCGGCGAGCACGGCTGGTTCGACAAGCGCTTCATGTACGAGGAGGGCATGCGCATCCCGCTCGTCGTCCGCTGGCCGGGCCGGATCGAGGCCGGCGTCCGGCGGCGCGAACTGGTGGCGAACGTCGACTTCGCCCCCACCCTGCTGGATCTGGCCGGAGTGCCCGCGCACCCGCGGATGCAGGGGCACTCGCTCGTGCCGCTCATGCTCGGCGAGAAGCCCGCGCGCTGGCGGGACGCGGTCTACTACCGCTACTACATGCACCTGGACGTCTGCCACAACGTCCAGGCCAGCTACGGCATCCGCACCGAAAGGCACAAGCTCATCCACTACCCCGGCCACGGTTCCGGCGCCGACGGCGCCAAGGACACGCCGCGCCCCGCCGCCTGGGAGCTCTTCGACCTCGCGGCCGACCCCCACGAGCTGCGCAACCTCTACGACGATCCGCACTACGCCGACGTCGTCCGCGAGCTCACCGACCGG
Proteins encoded:
- a CDS encoding carbohydrate ABC transporter permease — protein: MSTTTAPRTGYAKRDARARRRRALTYVLLGLGLLVMAAPFLWMALSAFKTEEELSASPPQWIPEEWTLDNFRTLLDLLDAPLYFFNSTVVAVCVTLCNLVFCSMLGYALAKLNFAGKKLVFAIVMAALMVPGNLMLMPKFVMMSKLGLIDTYAALILPFAAGAFGVFLMRQFMSSIPDELLEAARVDGAREWYIFWRIVIPQVKPALATLSIFVFLGSWNNFLWPLVATNDADKYTLPVALATFATDPTKADGSNGVLMAGAFLVVLPVLVVFILLQRYFTQSIATAGLK
- a CDS encoding glucoamylase family protein — translated: MDRRTFLSAATAATAATTGTAALGATAAPAAARSPRDPQALLTGWFRDTYRSLEAMVADNGLPADNIDLSGAGPVLTENTSVTNIGCWIWSTVAAAGLGVIGEREMHARLARTVATVERMERLHGFWFNWYDTFTGEVLDEWPGSGDPVDHLLSTVDNGWLDVALRIAEDADPLLRERIRRLRKDIDWSFMYVPHDPADPVARPGQMSTGFRVADDALTGNFYGALVSETRIAGFLGLADGTVPGEHYWRMFRTFTPDQHQEMPPGGDWTVRDGVRYFNGHYTYRGRRHVPGWGGSMFGALMPELFVPSTRWNASWRTNLTRHAMAHRDHGLLDAEYGYWGFSPANVPEGGYQEYGVQYLGISPEGYCSNTDRTYVPYGEPKPDPSAYTNGVVTPHAAFLALLVTPREALTNLLAIARDFDAYEDGYGFYDSVNVDTGTVSDRMLSLDQGMVAAALAQVLRPGLLQRPFRTGGFRRTLGPLLAKEDFGI
- a CDS encoding beta-galactosidase — protein: MSTDQTATPSRRTVLGGLGAAAVTTQGVLGAAPAAGAGSASASPAPGAEHATGSVTYRDKQIHIDGEPALVLGGEIHYFRLRRADWQSRLDRARAAGLNAIATYVPWMWHETPDGDIDVTGRTRPERDLGAFLDLCTDNGFDVVVRPGPFTMAELKGEGVPERVRREHPEINPRGWHGADGPTPAVDYLAPAFLEEARRWYDAVMPVIARRLRRDGRPGVVACQLDNEIGMLDWVSNTPALTAHVLRDFRGWLERTYGDGLADRYPFAGDSDDAFDRGVREPADGYSAALMHDLGAFMRGRFARYVDALREAAEDNGVRGIPFLINIHGTGGGRGTNFPIGISQLMETYSGRPGLISGADFYLGDLTFRNVTDLYLVNSFMDATNDRDQPVTALEFDAGHADYGNNLDNQSGAEAADLKTRLCLAQGAKMINYYLFAGGFNPKLDEPLNDGNDRIGSTGERHGFAAPVDPEGRPGPSYPSLVRTGRAVRANAAVLAPMRAEYDDLALGFVPDHYLTEYHPDTDSVRAVLGDVEPVRGFGPGGALSRGMLLGGYRYRSVDLQAGDLDPARTPVLGLATGEYLATEVQLRLVRYLRAGGRLLLSGLLPGRDMSGRPSTGLRDALGLRPGKTLTDADRFFLSVTAHGWAAPRAEIRVPRAQLCTAGPGSRADVVLRELSTGTGCGFDIPVGKGRAVVLTCTYRCDLDFWAAALRRLGARPGLTHDARLPGVFLLTTADDDGGRLLHAFNISSGYGQDVTVAERGKALFGGERLHLPGRGAVMLPLGLRAGGLRIAYATAEITGTADGQVSFRAPGDEAVVAVDGPARCAGAKVSDEGGRTVLRVRRREFTVHRG
- a CDS encoding glycoside hydrolase family 3 N-terminal domain-containing protein, giving the protein MRGPHEDKVKDLLGRMTVEEKLGQLQQLTWTGATGPGGGQTAEVERAARAGLLGSVLNLHGAKHTNELQRMAVTESRLGIPLLFAQDVIHGFWTTFPIPLAQAAAFDPAVVVSDARVSAREARSNGVRWTFSPMMDVTHDPRWGRIAESCGEDPYLNAVLAVAKVRGYQGDDPDDLTAADTLAACAKHFVAYGGAEGGRDYNTVDVSEQRLRNHYLPPFKAAVDAGVATVMAAFNTVSGVPAHGNPHTLTGILKEEWGFDGLVVSDYTGVEELIAHGYAADGPDAGRLALTAGVDMEMVSTRIAGHGAQLLGEGRITADRIDDAVARVLHLKFALGLFDDPYTDESAAVDAPTPASRAAAREAAARSMVLMKNDGVLPLDPGLGSVAVVGPFADSTDLHGTWAGPGCRRFPSVSVLDAVRAAAPGARVAHAGAEPAQAASAARAADVTVVVVGEDPELSGEAAARSDIALPAGQRELIAAVAATGRPFAVVLVNGRPLTIGDWADEVPALLEAWHPGIEAGNAVADVLFGAVNPGGKLPVTFPRSVGQIPVYYNRENTGRPYDPDEKYTSKYLDLADGPRFPFGHGLSYTEFSTGDPSLGRDTVTAEALERGERVEVEVAVANTGDRAGEEVVQLYVHDPVASIVQPLRRLRGFARVALGPGESCTVRFTLGAEDLGFWTNDAAGRHVVEPGRIDLYAGTSSLTEARCTLVIA
- a CDS encoding sulfatase encodes the protein MTAPRRPNIILFMTDDHAPAAIGAYGSVINKTPAVDRLAAEGAVFENAFCTNAICSPARATLLTGTYSHVNGMTSLEGPTHKFDAAQPSFPRMLQEAGYQTAIVGKWHLGHGEGHDPEGFDYWEILPEHGVYHDPDFLSAEGRRTYPGYVTDVITDLALNWLDRRDPDKPFCLLVQHKAPHRAFEPAERHRSLYAHEDIPAPPTLHDDLAGRAPAAREAEMTMEDLTAEDLKGEPVPPGLSPRQEREWRYQRYIKDYLRVIAALDENVGRVLHYLDVSGLDAATAVAYTSDHGFFLGEHGWFDKRFMYEEGMRIPLVVRWPGRIEAGVRRRELVANVDFAPTLLDLAGVPAHPRMQGHSLVPLMLGEKPARWRDAVYYRYYMHLDVCHNVQASYGIRTERHKLIHYPGHGSGADGAKDTPRPAAWELFDLAADPHELRNLYDDPHYADVVRELTDRLAALQRDFGDTPAGRLPAGAAA